The following coding sequences lie in one Thalassoglobus polymorphus genomic window:
- a CDS encoding helix-turn-helix domain-containing protein: MVTPLRQHDQHSFLVLPENRFAVAAIQRLAAVKRQRTVQCVTLIGPPGTGKSRLARELIRSWEASRSDAKIVSVTASEFAAQLAQASSESAIHQFQRRYRHEVSLFICEDVQSLTGRNESQQQLVAAIDEVMSQGGAVLLTSTLMPSGIRGLSSRLASRIRGGLCADITLPEVSSRRKLLNHFLSTESLRLTDEDVLEIAKSYQASPRELAGILQQIKTLQKTKAGQLMSAPELIEALHISRKYSLPEIASATARVYGVRVVDLKSPRRSKTISQARQVAMYLTRELTDLKYQTVGEYFGRGNHSTVIHACKKIATQRKGDPVLSHHIESIEKRLLNKMS; encoded by the coding sequence GTGGTGACTCCACTTCGTCAACATGATCAGCATTCGTTTCTGGTTCTGCCAGAGAACAGATTCGCTGTTGCCGCGATTCAACGCCTGGCAGCGGTGAAGCGTCAACGAACTGTTCAATGTGTGACGTTGATCGGTCCTCCGGGGACGGGGAAGTCAAGACTGGCTCGCGAGCTGATTCGTAGTTGGGAGGCCTCTCGCAGCGACGCAAAAATCGTTTCTGTGACAGCATCTGAGTTTGCTGCACAACTGGCTCAGGCCTCCAGCGAAAGTGCGATTCATCAATTTCAGCGGCGTTATCGACATGAAGTTTCGCTTTTCATCTGTGAAGATGTGCAGTCACTGACTGGCCGGAATGAATCACAACAACAATTGGTCGCTGCGATTGACGAGGTGATGTCTCAGGGAGGGGCGGTTCTGCTGACCTCAACCCTCATGCCCTCTGGCATTCGTGGACTTTCGTCACGCTTGGCGAGTCGCATTCGAGGAGGTTTGTGTGCCGATATTACGCTTCCAGAAGTTTCCAGTCGTCGGAAGTTGCTGAATCATTTCCTCTCTACAGAATCGCTTCGCCTGACAGATGAGGACGTCCTCGAAATTGCCAAGTCTTATCAGGCATCACCGAGAGAGTTGGCTGGGATACTTCAGCAAATCAAGACCTTGCAGAAGACAAAGGCTGGACAGTTGATGAGTGCCCCTGAACTCATCGAGGCACTGCACATCTCACGGAAATACTCGTTGCCAGAAATCGCCTCAGCGACTGCAAGGGTGTATGGAGTTCGGGTCGTCGATCTGAAAAGTCCGCGCAGATCGAAGACGATTTCTCAGGCCCGCCAAGTGGCAATGTACTTGACGCGAGAGTTGACAGATTTGAAGTATCAAACAGTCGGCGAATACTTCGGGCGCGGCAATCACAGCACTGTGATTCATGCTTGTAAAAAAATCGCAACTCAACGGAAAGGCGACCCTGTACTTTCTCATCATATTGAATCGATCGAAAAACGGCTGTTGAACAAGATGTCCTGA
- a CDS encoding SET domain-containing protein, which translates to MPLSHPDFIEVRNSPKKGRGVFAKQFISKGSVIEKVPILLVTWDEIADSELADYAFVYTEKKSAIALGYGSIYNHSYKPNARYDDVGRKTKIFSAIRDIEQGEEITVNYNGDPDNNAEVDFPVID; encoded by the coding sequence ATGCCTCTGAGTCATCCAGATTTTATTGAAGTCCGCAACAGCCCCAAAAAAGGACGTGGAGTTTTCGCCAAACAGTTCATTTCCAAAGGATCAGTGATTGAAAAAGTCCCGATCCTCCTTGTGACATGGGACGAAATTGCCGACTCTGAATTAGCTGACTATGCGTTTGTCTATACAGAAAAAAAATCTGCCATCGCGCTCGGCTACGGTTCGATATACAACCACAGTTACAAACCGAATGCACGGTACGACGATGTTGGTCGCAAAACGAAAATTTTCTCTGCGATTCGCGATATCGAGCAAGGCGAAGAGATCACCGTCAACTACAACGGAGATCCGGACAACAATGCAGAAGTCGACTTTCCAGTGATCGACTAA
- the glnD gene encoding [protein-PII] uridylyltransferase produces the protein MFEPLKDLKHVLTERKTRIAAIREKAKTLFENGVPGIQIASVISDGFDEFLCRLAEETSAQFSEECREKIPEQGAIVAIGGTGRGEMAPYSDVDLLFLSGWTVTPEFREFVGAFVQNCWDSKIQLGHATRDVATCVTLARQDPQIATPLVEARLLWGNESLYNRLIAQFKQRVLFSRRRKFIEDCLEAREVGWSEYGPPAQELEPDIKSSSGGLRDLHLIRWIGYARYGVKDIDSLKLKGALTKEDARKLKQAWEFLTKLRIDLHLSSQGAHDRLTKDEQLRIARERGFPGNERQRPVEEFMQEYFHHSSELANITRRFVAMERPRSMAERTRDVVVGHRAEGMFYVGADRIEVADRYLKRVCKDVESMLKLYRAAALYGVLPSPKVAEAIKENLPESLPEISANASKAFLEIFRCTSALGPILRSLFETRLLDLVIPQTTHIRNLLQFNHYHHFTVDEHTLRAVEAVTSFEDDEGPVGAVYDEIRHKEVLHLAVFLHDIGKGMGGDHSEIGAEIAGEVGRRLLLPKHQIEQIQLLVKLHLEMADIAFRRDITDLDQVVSFAQKIGSPDVLRMLYVLTVADVTAVGPGTWTSWKANLLTEFFDRCLVKLSGKRYGFHEQQRIEETKQSVAKILEQRDEDFCSIQWISRQLSGFSAYYLTCTPPKQIADDLEVIQRLGKKNVEVIASWNPEISSMEYRVITGNPNYQSGCFHKMTGVMTAKRLSILSADINTTADGFVIDSFRVVDPDYTGEPPLSRIQDVANTLRSVLSGDTSVEQLFVKNSRFGDAVPEAPISELPQRVQIDNDSSDTRTIFDVFATDRPGLLYTLTKALHDLDVSIDMAKISTHFDQVIDVFYVQELDGTRVRGGERLEQIRLGLQQALDDFDTGGHRRFTPNSGFASR, from the coding sequence ATGTTTGAACCGTTGAAAGATTTGAAACACGTACTCACGGAGCGGAAGACTCGAATCGCTGCCATTCGGGAGAAAGCAAAAACGCTCTTTGAGAACGGTGTCCCCGGAATTCAGATTGCATCCGTCATTAGCGATGGGTTCGATGAATTTCTTTGCAGACTCGCTGAAGAAACCTCCGCTCAGTTTTCTGAAGAGTGTCGTGAAAAAATCCCTGAACAGGGAGCCATTGTGGCGATCGGAGGGACCGGTCGCGGTGAGATGGCCCCCTATTCCGATGTCGATTTACTGTTTCTGAGTGGCTGGACAGTGACTCCAGAGTTTCGCGAATTTGTTGGAGCTTTCGTGCAAAATTGCTGGGACTCCAAAATTCAGCTCGGACATGCCACTCGAGATGTGGCGACTTGCGTGACTCTGGCAAGGCAAGATCCTCAAATCGCCACGCCGCTTGTTGAAGCACGTCTGTTGTGGGGGAATGAGTCTCTTTACAACCGCCTGATCGCGCAGTTCAAACAGCGTGTCTTGTTTTCCCGTCGCCGAAAGTTTATCGAAGATTGTCTCGAAGCTCGAGAAGTCGGTTGGTCAGAATATGGCCCTCCAGCTCAAGAACTCGAGCCGGATATTAAATCTTCCTCGGGCGGCCTGCGAGATTTGCATCTCATCCGCTGGATAGGCTATGCCCGCTACGGTGTGAAAGATATTGACTCTTTGAAGCTGAAGGGTGCGCTGACGAAGGAGGATGCTCGGAAGCTGAAACAGGCCTGGGAATTCCTGACAAAGTTGCGGATCGATCTGCATTTGAGTAGTCAAGGAGCGCATGACCGGCTGACAAAAGATGAACAGCTTCGAATCGCCAGAGAACGTGGATTTCCAGGCAATGAGCGTCAACGTCCTGTCGAAGAGTTCATGCAGGAGTATTTCCACCATAGCTCAGAACTTGCCAACATCACACGGAGATTCGTGGCGATGGAGCGTCCACGTTCCATGGCCGAACGAACTCGGGATGTTGTTGTTGGCCATCGTGCCGAAGGAATGTTTTATGTGGGGGCAGATCGCATTGAAGTTGCAGACCGGTATCTAAAACGTGTCTGCAAGGATGTTGAGTCAATGCTCAAGCTCTACAGGGCAGCAGCACTTTATGGAGTTCTCCCTTCCCCTAAAGTCGCCGAAGCAATTAAGGAAAATCTTCCCGAATCCCTTCCAGAGATTTCAGCGAACGCTTCGAAAGCATTTCTGGAAATCTTCCGATGTACTTCGGCACTCGGTCCAATTTTACGAAGCCTTTTTGAAACTCGATTGCTGGACCTTGTCATTCCGCAAACGACCCATATTCGCAACCTTTTGCAGTTCAATCATTACCATCATTTCACTGTCGATGAGCATACGCTGCGAGCGGTTGAAGCGGTGACAAGTTTTGAAGATGACGAAGGACCGGTCGGGGCAGTTTATGACGAGATTCGACATAAAGAAGTCCTGCACTTAGCAGTTTTTCTTCACGATATCGGCAAGGGAATGGGTGGCGATCACAGTGAGATCGGTGCCGAAATTGCTGGCGAAGTTGGACGTCGTTTGTTGCTTCCGAAGCACCAAATCGAGCAAATTCAACTGCTGGTCAAGTTGCATTTGGAAATGGCAGATATTGCGTTTCGTCGCGATATTACTGATCTGGATCAAGTTGTCAGCTTCGCTCAAAAAATCGGATCGCCAGATGTTCTACGTATGCTTTACGTGCTGACTGTCGCAGATGTCACAGCCGTCGGACCGGGAACCTGGACGAGTTGGAAAGCAAATTTGCTCACCGAGTTTTTTGATCGCTGTCTCGTAAAGTTAAGTGGGAAGCGATACGGATTTCACGAGCAACAACGGATTGAGGAGACAAAACAGAGTGTTGCGAAAATTCTTGAACAGCGAGATGAAGATTTCTGTTCAATTCAGTGGATCAGCCGACAGCTCTCTGGTTTTTCAGCCTACTATTTGACATGCACTCCCCCGAAGCAAATTGCGGATGACCTCGAAGTCATTCAACGCCTCGGAAAGAAGAACGTTGAAGTGATTGCAAGCTGGAACCCTGAGATCAGCTCAATGGAATATCGTGTGATTACGGGCAATCCAAATTATCAGTCGGGGTGCTTTCACAAAATGACCGGAGTGATGACCGCTAAGCGGCTGAGTATCCTTTCCGCGGACATCAACACAACGGCGGACGGATTCGTCATCGATAGCTTTCGGGTTGTTGACCCGGATTATACTGGTGAACCTCCGTTGTCTCGAATTCAAGACGTCGCCAATACGCTACGCTCTGTTCTCAGCGGAGACACTTCTGTTGAACAGTTGTTTGTCAAAAATAGCCGTTTTGGAGATGCTGTTCCGGAGGCACCAATCTCCGAGCTTCCACAGCGGGTGCAAATCGACAATGACTCTTCCGATACGCGAACAATTTTTGACGTCTTTGCGACAGATCGACCGGGGCTATTGTACACGCTTACAAAGGCACTTCACGATTTAGACGTCTCGATCGATATGGCAAAAATTTCGACACACTTCGATCAGGTGATCGATGTCTTTTATGTTCAGGAACTTGATGGGACGCGAGTTCGTGGCGGCGAACGACTTGAGCAAATTCGCTTAGGGTTGCAACAGGCTCTCGATGACTTCGATACCGGAGGGCACCGGCGATTTACTCCCAACTCTGGATTCGCGTCGCGGTGA
- a CDS encoding glycosyltransferase family 4 protein — MKRIGLLFEYTTLNGGEQSILAAIKELHRIKCDFVALAPSEGPLIEELASQNVPVENLQLRSETGERISQRDLIRQLRKVIKTHQLDLLHANSLTMGRILGGVTSELPVPTTTHIRDIMSLSRAAIRDLNQHARLMAVSHATRDYHIAQGLHPDRVETCYNGIDLKLFSPSSATGSLKQELGLPENARLAATIGQICLRKAQGDVADAAVILNERFPDLHFLLIGERHSLKRESQQFDEKITQTFEDAGMGKRLHRLGYRSDIRLILNEIDLVIHAARQEPLGRILLEAAACEVPVVATKVGGTSEILTHEESALLVESENPTAIAEQVERLLDSSTLQQRLAKQARQEVIERFDISSNADKLLQSWANIS; from the coding sequence TTGAAACGTATTGGTCTGTTATTTGAATACACAACTTTGAATGGAGGAGAACAGTCGATTCTCGCCGCCATCAAAGAGCTCCATCGCATCAAGTGCGATTTCGTTGCTCTTGCGCCGAGTGAGGGACCACTCATTGAGGAACTTGCTTCACAAAACGTCCCGGTTGAGAACCTGCAGCTTCGTTCGGAAACCGGAGAACGCATTTCGCAGCGCGATCTCATTCGACAACTTCGAAAAGTGATCAAGACACATCAGCTCGATTTGCTCCATGCGAATAGCTTGACGATGGGGAGAATTCTCGGGGGAGTGACCAGTGAATTACCAGTCCCGACAACGACTCACATCCGTGATATTATGTCGCTGAGTCGAGCTGCAATTCGCGATTTAAATCAGCATGCTCGGCTGATGGCAGTCTCTCATGCAACACGCGACTATCACATCGCTCAAGGTCTTCATCCAGATCGGGTCGAGACGTGCTATAACGGAATTGATCTGAAACTCTTCTCACCAAGCTCAGCGACAGGTTCTCTCAAGCAAGAGTTGGGGCTTCCGGAGAACGCGAGACTCGCTGCCACGATTGGGCAAATTTGCTTGCGAAAAGCACAGGGGGATGTCGCTGATGCTGCCGTGATTCTGAATGAGCGATTTCCCGATCTGCACTTTTTATTGATAGGCGAACGGCATTCACTCAAACGCGAGAGCCAACAGTTCGACGAAAAGATCACGCAGACCTTTGAAGATGCCGGAATGGGAAAACGTTTGCATCGCCTCGGATACCGCAGCGACATTCGCTTGATACTGAATGAAATTGACCTCGTTATTCATGCGGCTCGGCAAGAACCTCTCGGACGGATTTTGTTGGAAGCGGCTGCTTGTGAAGTTCCAGTTGTTGCAACGAAGGTCGGAGGGACGAGCGAGATCCTCACGCATGAAGAATCTGCTCTCCTGGTTGAGTCGGAAAATCCCACTGCGATTGCGGAGCAGGTGGAGCGGTTGCTCGATTCTTCAACTTTGCAACAAAGACTCGCAAAGCAAGCCCGGCAAGAAGTCATTGAACGGTTTGATATTTCCAGCAATGCCGACAAACTTTTGCAGAGTTGGGCGAACATCTCTTGA
- a CDS encoding tRNA-queuosine alpha-mannosyltransferase domain-containing protein — protein MKILALNPFHSGSHQAFLDGWAQKSRHELTLFTLPGTQWKWRMRHAATSFALQIREVLKAEPQSWDVIFTTDMLNVAELKGQLPESIRSCPVVLYFHENQFEYPTRLEGGQAQRDEHFAFTNFISLLSADQVWFNSNYHRDNLLNHVRNQLSRMPKLARTDAARWKSELEKVEQLAKVHTPGIECRRASFSSDGPIHLCWVGRWEHDKNPEQFFEALRLLRASGVAFQLSVFGESYRNTPECFSKAREEFQSNIVHWGFAESKERYFELLAQADVVVSTAIHEFFGIAILEAMNAGCVPILPQRLSYPELVRDETRFLYDGTTNDLVENLGELAQRKLDSLAAFQADQRFAVKLSQRFEWGIAAEAMDAEIEFLLASKLSDE, from the coding sequence ATGAAAATACTGGCTCTGAATCCGTTTCATTCTGGAAGTCATCAAGCGTTTCTTGATGGCTGGGCACAAAAGAGCCGTCATGAGTTGACATTGTTTACGCTTCCGGGGACCCAGTGGAAGTGGAGAATGCGGCACGCTGCGACATCGTTTGCATTGCAGATTCGAGAAGTTCTTAAAGCTGAACCGCAGTCGTGGGACGTCATCTTTACGACCGATATGCTCAATGTGGCCGAGTTAAAAGGACAGCTTCCGGAGTCGATCCGATCTTGCCCGGTCGTGCTGTACTTCCATGAAAATCAATTTGAATATCCAACACGTCTTGAAGGTGGGCAGGCTCAGCGAGATGAACATTTCGCGTTTACGAATTTTATCTCCCTGTTGAGTGCCGATCAGGTTTGGTTCAACTCAAATTACCATCGAGATAATCTTTTGAATCATGTGCGAAACCAACTCTCCCGGATGCCGAAGCTTGCTCGGACTGATGCCGCTCGCTGGAAAAGCGAGCTCGAGAAAGTTGAGCAACTTGCAAAGGTTCATACGCCGGGGATTGAGTGTCGTAGAGCGAGTTTTTCCTCCGACGGACCAATTCATCTCTGCTGGGTCGGTAGATGGGAGCACGATAAGAATCCGGAGCAATTCTTTGAAGCATTGCGTCTGCTGCGTGCCAGCGGGGTGGCCTTTCAGCTCAGCGTCTTCGGAGAATCGTATCGCAATACGCCGGAATGTTTCAGTAAAGCGCGTGAAGAATTTCAATCGAACATCGTCCATTGGGGCTTTGCAGAATCGAAGGAGCGGTACTTCGAGTTGCTTGCGCAGGCCGATGTGGTGGTCTCGACAGCAATCCATGAGTTTTTCGGAATCGCCATTTTAGAGGCAATGAATGCCGGTTGCGTTCCGATTCTACCGCAGCGATTGTCGTATCCCGAACTCGTCAGAGATGAAACCCGTTTTCTCTATGATGGAACAACAAATGATCTTGTCGAAAACTTAGGGGAACTGGCTCAAAGAAAACTCGATTCCTTGGCTGCTTTCCAGGCTGATCAACGTTTCGCTGTGAAGTTGTCTCAACGTTTCGAATGGGGAATTGCAGCGGAAGCCATGGATGCGGAAATTGAGTTTCTTCTCGCAAGCAAGCTCAGCGACGAATGA
- a CDS encoding L,D-transpeptidase family protein: MFEYQPRRHPLQTFQFWFAVLVCAGGVAVWRFGIFSQSPQTANLPPAISDETMPPPPQNGSIVRVPDQFEQKSSDANRDVAMAPQQSEEPLDETLPENRAAQPISEIGGETSEAMNGTSASTRDLEVRTVSGIQQNGYQIEQTSIQQTNLGSNSGGEDRSSTELTFRTQPEASSELPVISPAVPAQFDFTEVDQLIESGDDVAALRTLSTWYWEYPDRRRQLWQRLNLLSRRIYFQPHPHYMEPYEIQFGDRLETIARQHQVSWEYLSKINRVDPQRIKAGKKLKVIQGPFSAVVDLTRFEVTVHAHGYFVVRMPVGIGKDGSTPIGKFKVTDKVVDPIYYGPDIVIKNDDPTNPLGERWLAISDEAGTLEGYGIHGTIDPDSIGKADSRGCIRLHDQDVADLYDLLTVGSEVIIRR, translated from the coding sequence ATGTTTGAGTATCAACCACGTCGACATCCTTTGCAAACTTTTCAATTCTGGTTCGCTGTTCTGGTCTGTGCCGGAGGCGTTGCAGTCTGGAGATTTGGAATTTTTTCTCAATCTCCACAGACTGCGAATCTTCCTCCAGCAATCTCTGACGAAACGATGCCTCCCCCTCCTCAAAATGGTTCAATAGTCAGAGTTCCTGATCAGTTTGAGCAAAAATCTTCAGATGCAAATCGTGATGTTGCGATGGCACCGCAGCAGTCTGAGGAGCCTCTCGACGAAACACTTCCCGAAAACCGTGCAGCTCAGCCAATCAGTGAAATCGGCGGCGAGACGAGCGAGGCGATGAACGGGACCAGTGCATCCACCCGTGATTTAGAAGTCCGAACGGTAAGTGGTATCCAACAGAACGGATATCAAATCGAACAAACAAGTATTCAACAGACAAATCTGGGGAGCAATTCTGGTGGTGAAGATCGCTCTTCAACAGAACTCACTTTCAGAACACAGCCCGAAGCCTCTTCAGAGTTGCCAGTCATTTCTCCAGCAGTACCAGCTCAATTCGACTTCACAGAGGTCGATCAGCTCATCGAATCGGGGGACGATGTTGCCGCATTGCGGACACTCTCCACCTGGTATTGGGAATACCCGGATCGACGCCGACAACTCTGGCAGCGGCTAAACCTGTTGTCACGCAGGATTTATTTCCAACCACATCCCCACTACATGGAACCGTACGAAATCCAGTTTGGTGATCGCCTCGAAACCATCGCCAGGCAACATCAGGTTTCTTGGGAATACCTCTCGAAAATCAATCGTGTTGACCCTCAACGAATCAAAGCTGGCAAGAAGCTGAAGGTCATTCAAGGTCCTTTCAGTGCAGTTGTTGACTTGACCAGATTTGAAGTGACCGTCCACGCTCATGGTTACTTCGTGGTCCGCATGCCGGTCGGAATCGGCAAGGATGGATCGACGCCGATCGGGAAATTCAAAGTGACCGACAAAGTCGTCGATCCCATTTATTACGGGCCAGATATCGTCATTAAAAACGATGACCCCACGAATCCACTTGGAGAACGTTGGCTGGCCATCAGTGACGAAGCTGGGACTCTTGAAGGTTACGGAATTCATGGAACCATCGATCCAGATTCCATTGGCAAAGCAGACTCGCGCGGATGTATTCGGCTGCACGATCAGGATGTCGCTGACCTTTACGACTTGCTCACCGTTGGTTCAGAAGTGATCATTCGTCGCTGA